The Phragmites australis chromosome 15, lpPhrAust1.1, whole genome shotgun sequence genome window below encodes:
- the LOC133892492 gene encoding uncharacterized protein At4g19900-like, whose amino-acid sequence MLPRTHSHPARRRSGLGPQLCAAVAALLLLLSLAVLHSRLSSSSPFPNSSRSRSRSSTPAADSNSSAVLADEEDEDVAAVLDPLVTLTTTTTTTEGGGGVIANSDDDRIDELDVLDEDTAGSDAADDVSASAAAAATSLVWDHAVGAARLPFRLPAAGGLPHLNSPRRIAAAAFGSDDELVDLDLRMEISSIGGIEDVLLLKPASSKGAETRLRAGWAPWLEGKVDYLRRDRMLRSNLESLNPRNHPLLQDPDSPGLTSLTRGDRMVQRMLLAEIEKPAPKNFERRSLQSYENKEGMGVTVKEKHGEGRRWGYFPGIDPHLGFSEFIERFFEHGKCSMKVFMVWNSPEWAYGVRHQRGLESLLKQHPEACVVMLSETLELKFFKEFLKEGYKVAVAVPNLDELLESTPTHVFASLWYEWRQTKYYPLHYSELVRLAALYKYGGIYLDSDVIVLKPLTSLRNSIGATKQVSGNSSFSSAVLAFEKRSPFLAECLKEFYSTYDDTLLQWNGAELMTRVISNLSSRADENLGHLDIKLEPSVTFYPIASTDIARYFSEPGNMVEKTQHDAMFSRILKDSTTFHLWSGITSSLVPESSSLVEKILNLYCLHCLDVL is encoded by the exons ATGTTGCCGCGCACGCACTCCCACCCGGCGCGGCGGCGCTCCGGGCTGGGCCCGCAGCTctgcgccgccgtcgccgcgctccTGCTGCTCCTCTCCCTCGCCGTCCTCCACTCGcgcctctcgtcctcctcccccttccccaactcctcccgctcccgctcccgctcctcCACACCCGCGGCCGACTCCAACTCCTCCGCGGTCCTCGCGGACGAAGAGGACGAGGACGTGGCCGCCGTGCTCGACCCGCTGGTCACCCtcaccaccacgaccaccaccaccgaGGGCGGTGGCGGCGTCATCGCCAACTCCGACGACGACCGCATCGACGAGCTCGACGTGCTCGACGAGGACACTGCGGGGTCCGACGCAGCGGACGACGTGTCCGCCTCCGCAGCCGCGGCCGCCACGTCCCTCGTCTGGGACCACGCCGTCGGCGCCGCCCGCCTCCCCTTCCGCCTCCCGGCTGCCGGCGGGCTGCCTCACCTCAACTCCCCACGTCGGATTGCCGCGGCCGCCTTCGGATCCGACGACGAGCTGGTGGATCTGGACCTGCGGATGGAGATCTCGTCCATCGGCGGCATCGAGGACGTGCTGCTGCTGAAGCCCGCCTCTAGCAAGGGCGCCGAGACGCGGCTCCGCGCCGGGTGGGCGCCGTGGCTGGAAGGGAAGGTCGACTACCTCCGGCGCGATCGGATGCTCCGCTCCAACCTGGAATCCCTCAATCCGCGCAACCACCCGCTGCTCCAGGATCCGGACAGCCCCGGCCTCACATCTCTCACCCGCGGCGACCGAATGGTGCAGCGGATGCTCCTCGCCGAGATTGAGAAGCCCGCCCCCAAAAATTTTGAGCGTCGGAGCCTCCAATCTTATGAGAATAAGGAGGGAATGGGAGTAACTGTGAAGGAGAAGCATGGGGAGGGAAGGAGGTGGGGATACTTCCCGGGGATTGATCCACATTTGGGGTTCTCGGAGTTCATTGAGAGGTTCTTCGAGCATGGGAAGTGCTCCATGAAGGTGTTCATGGTTTGGAACAGCCCGGAGTGGGCCTACGGTGTGCGGCACCAGCGTGGACTGGAGAGCCTGCTCAAGCAGCACCCAGAAGCCTGTGTAGTCATGCTATCGGAGACGCTGGAGCTAAAGTTCTTCAAGGAGTTTTTGAAGGAAGG ATATAAAGTTGCTGTTGCGGTGCCGAATCTTGATGAACTTTTGGAAAGTACTCCAACACATGTATTTGCATCATTGTGGTATGAATGGCGGCAGACAAAATATTACCCCTTGCATTACAGTGAGCTAGTACGCCTCGCTGCTCTTTACAA ATATGGTGGAATATACCTTGACTCTGATGTTATTGTCCTTAAACCTTTAACATCGCTCCGGAATTCTATTGGTGCTACAAAGCAAGTCTCTGGAAATTCCAGTTTTAGTAGTGCTGTGTTAGCATTTGAAAAACGAAG CCCTTTCTTGGCGGAGTGCCTTAAGGAATTTTATTCAACATATGATGATACCCTCTTGCAGTGGAATGGTGCTGAACTTATGACAAGAGTAATAAGCAATCTATCTAGCAGAGCAGATGAAAATCTTGGGCATCTTGACATAAAGTTGGAACCCTCTGTTACCTTTTACCCTATAGCTTCTACTGACATTGCGAG ATACTTCTCGGAGCCAGGTAACATGGTTGAGAAAACACAACATGACGCAATGTTTTCCAGAATTTTGAAGGACTCTACCACTTTCCATCTTTGGAGTGGCATTACATCTTCGCTGGTCCCTGAATCCAGCAGTCTTGTTGAGAAAATCCTTAATCTTTACTGTCTCCATTGCTTAGATGTTTTATAG